The following coding sequences are from one Lycium ferocissimum isolate CSIRO_LF1 chromosome 3, AGI_CSIRO_Lferr_CH_V1, whole genome shotgun sequence window:
- the LOC132050484 gene encoding gamma-interferon-responsive lysosomal thiol protein-like, which produces MIPLAQTPESQKPISPPQIPHLKMGFSLQKSVSFFLVCFLCFIQFSPISCKQKVTLALYYESLCPGCSNFIVNYLPKIFKNGIIDIVDLKLVPWGNTKIQANNTFKCQHGPAECLLDTVEACAIDAWPDLNEHFPFIYCVESLIYNENYTQWETCFEKLNLKAKLVTDCVCSERGKELELRYAAETSALQPPHKYVPWVVVDGQPLYDDYTNFISYICKAYKGTAPIPGCSSSTSVIKMGRKFNPFCLKQSAISESSTISSTITSRASRAKLAASVSA; this is translated from the exons ATGATTCCATTAGCTCAAACTCCAGAAAGTCAAAAACCAATTTCCCCCCCTCAAATTCCTCATCTCAAAATGGGATTTTCTTTGCAAAAAAGTGTATCATTTTTCCTAGTTTGCTTCCTATGCTTTATCCAATTTTCTCCCATTTCTTGCAAGCAGAAAGTGACCTTGGCTTTATATTATGAAAGCCTCTGTCCTGGCTGTTCTAATTTCATTGTTAATTATTTACCTAAGATTTTCAAGAATGGGataattgatattgttgatcttAAACTTGTTCCATGGGGCAATACAAAGATTCAAGCCAATAACACCTTCAAATGCCAG CATGGTCCAGCTGAATGTTTACTGGACACTGTAGAGGCTTGTGCTATTGATGCCTGGCCAGATTTG AATGAACACTTTCCTTTCATTTACTGTGTGGAAAGTTTGATCTACAATGAGAATTATACCCAATGGGAAACATGTTTCGAAAAACTGAATTTGAAGGCAAAGCTCGTTACTGATTGTGTTTGCAGTGAGAGAGGGAAAGAG CTTGAACTACGTTACGCGGCTGAGACAAGTGCCCTTCAACCTCCACATAAATATGTGCcatgggttgttgttgatggccAACCACTTTATGAT GACTACACGAACTTCATAAGCTACATATGCAAAGCTTACAAAGGAACTGCTCCAATCCCTGGTTGCAGCTCATCTACCAGTGTCATTAAAATGGGAAGGAAATTTAATCCTTTCTGTTTAAAGCAGTCAGCAATATCCGAGTCATCCACTATAAGTTCAACTATCACATCACGGGCAAGCCGTGCTAAGCTGGCTGCATCTGTATCTGCATAA